Proteins co-encoded in one Ictalurus punctatus breed USDA103 chromosome 18, Coco_2.0, whole genome shotgun sequence genomic window:
- the rap1gap2b gene encoding rap1 GTPase-activating protein 2b isoform X2 — translation MPRKLWKQEMLTISSVPLADCPPSPPRTAPAALKSAPFFDSLEKMEDDDVSYPSIEKVLQDGPPYPQVILPQPGGYWIEDPETPAITPNSGESSWYHEEDEEGANPGGEFGYRLESNYGIRAYRKHFLGKEHLDFYCTASNHGNLVLSLRHEETKDQEHLHIILRTPAKTVYDRILVTGLLELPSVPQLAKLLCEDIVGLRFNPVLYTRGSQLILNYDEHELNNTFKFGVIYQKFGQMSEEELFGNSEETPAFTEFLRVLGDCVELQDFKGFRGGLDVSNGQTGSQSVYTVFKGQELMFHVSTKLPFTEGDTQQLQRKRHIGNDIVAIVFQEEATPFVPDMIASNFLHAYILVQVENPGTDDTAYKVSVTARDDVPQFGPPLPNPPVFRKGPEFREFLLTKLINAELACYRSDRFAKLEERTRTALLDNLHNELHRQTQLLLGQPLSGDEERMENGSHGGILETIKRAMRVRSHSMETMVGSQKHGRSAGGGGVPTSLSGAGLTHSSPECNRNSYPVSSTAKSPLKSPVKRRSCLFPRLHTSMDAQTERLTRSMLCDQRSLDNGQLSQEVKSQTSSNPSSPEICLSTESPALKLQECTQSPEISRSPSSTSSFSSVAGDTDTLEEGDPNNLQLSPSLSPVCSSSLGVEGQGVGTPVIMCRSPTEFKNKNSPRSSLRFRFDKLSHSAPGH, via the exons TCTGCACCATTCTTCGACTCACTAGAAAAGATGGAG gATGACGATGTTTCGTATCCGAGTATAGAAAAG GTGCTACAGGATGGCCCACCATACCCTCAAGTGATCCTTCCACAGCCTGGAGGATACTGGATCGAAGATCCCGAAACCCCAGCCATCACACCAAACTCTGGAGAAAGCAGTTGGTATcatgaggaagatgaagagggcGCCAACCCAGGGGGAGAGTTTGGATATCGATTGGAGAGTAACTACGGCATACGAGCGTACCGCAAGCACTTTCTGGGCAAA GAACACCTTGATTTCTACTGCACAGCCAGCAACCATGGCAACCTTGTCCTGTCCCTCCGGCATGAAGAAACAAAGGATCAGGAGCATCTGCACATTATTTTAAG GACTCCAGCAAAGACAGTCTATGACAGGATTTTGGTCACGGGTTTGCTTGAGCTCCCCAGCGTCCCTCAGTTAGCCAAG CTGCTTTGTGAAGATATCGTTGGCTTGAGGTTCAATCCCGTGTTGTACACTAGG GGATCTCAGTTAATACTGAACTACGATGAACATGAGCTGAACAACACTTTCAAGTTTGGTGTCATCTACCAGAAGTTTGGTCAG ATGTCAGAAGAGGAGCTGTTTGGAAACAGTGAGGAAACACCAGCTTTCACTGAATTCCTCCGAGTGCTGGGAGACTGTGTGGAACTGCAGGATTTTAAAGG TTTTCGAGGTGGTCTGGATGTCAGTAATGGGCAGACAGGTTCTCAGTCAGTCTACACTGTGTTCAAAGGGCAGGAGCTCATGTTCCACGTCTCTACCAAGTTACCCTTCACAGAAGGGGACACACAACAG CTTCAAAGGAAGAGACATATAGGAAATGACATAGTGGCAATAGTTTTTCAAGAAGAGGCCACACCATTTGTGCCTGACATGATCGCGTCCAACTTTCTTCATGCTTATATCCTGGTCCAGGTGGAGAATCCGGGTACAGACGACACCGCTTACAAG GTCTCTGTCACAGCAAGAGATGATGTTCCACAATTCGGTCCTCCGCTCCCCAATCCTCCAGTCTTCAGAAAG GGCCCAGAATTCAGAGAGTTCTTGCTGACTAAGCTGATCAATGCAGAGCTGGCCTGCTACCGCTCTGATCGATTTGCCAAGCTTGAG gagagAACGCGAACAGCATTGCTGGACAACCTCCATAATGAGTTACACAGACAGACTCAGCTGCTTCTGGGTCAGCCACTCAGCGGTGATGAGGAGCGAATGGAGAACGGAAGCCATGGGGGAATCCTGGAAACTATCAAG CGAGCAATGCGTGTGCGTAGTCACTCAATGGAGACGATGGTGGGCTCTCAGAAGCATGGCCGCTCTGCAGGGGGTGGAGGAGTGCCCACCAGTCTGAGTGGAGCAGGTCTTACCCATAGCAGCCCTGAGTGCAACAGGAACTCG taCCCTGTGTCATCTACGGCTAAGTCTCCTCTGAAGAGCCCAGTGAAGAGACGCTCATGTCTTTTCCCCCGGCTGCACACTAGCATGGACGCGCAGACCGAGCGTCTAACACGCAG TATGCTCTGTGATCAGAGGAGTCTAGACAACGGTCAACTCTCACAAGAGGTTAAATCACAGACCTCATCAAACCCCAGTTCTCCAGAGATCTGCTTGAGTACAGAGAG CCCAGCTCTGAAGCTGCAGGAGTGCACTCAAAGCCCTGAAATCTCTCGCTCTCCGTCCAGCACAAGCAGCTTCAGTAGTGTGGCtggagacacagacacacttgAGGAAGGAGACcct AACAATCTCCAGCTTTCTCCCAGTTTGTCACCTGTGTGTAGCTCCTCTCTTGGTGTGGAGGGTCAGGGTGTAGGAACTCCGGTTATAATGTGCCGCAGTCCCACAG AGTTCAAGAATAAGAATTCTCCCAGATCCAGCCTGAGATTCCGCTTCGACAAGTTGAGCCACTCGGCGCCT GGGCACTAG
- the rap1gap2b gene encoding rap1 GTPase-activating protein 2b isoform X1 has translation MLRRKRSVSFGGFGWVDKSTITALRTRKQEMLTISSVPLADCPPSPPRTAPAALKSAPFFDSLEKMEDDDVSYPSIEKVLQDGPPYPQVILPQPGGYWIEDPETPAITPNSGESSWYHEEDEEGANPGGEFGYRLESNYGIRAYRKHFLGKEHLDFYCTASNHGNLVLSLRHEETKDQEHLHIILRTPAKTVYDRILVTGLLELPSVPQLAKLLCEDIVGLRFNPVLYTRGSQLILNYDEHELNNTFKFGVIYQKFGQMSEEELFGNSEETPAFTEFLRVLGDCVELQDFKGFRGGLDVSNGQTGSQSVYTVFKGQELMFHVSTKLPFTEGDTQQLQRKRHIGNDIVAIVFQEEATPFVPDMIASNFLHAYILVQVENPGTDDTAYKVSVTARDDVPQFGPPLPNPPVFRKGPEFREFLLTKLINAELACYRSDRFAKLEERTRTALLDNLHNELHRQTQLLLGQPLSGDEERMENGSHGGILETIKRAMRVRSHSMETMVGSQKHGRSAGGGGVPTSLSGAGLTHSSPECNRNSYPVSSTAKSPLKSPVKRRSCLFPRLHTSMDAQTERLTRSMLCDQRSLDNGQLSQEVKSQTSSNPSSPEICLSTESPALKLQECTQSPEISRSPSSTSSFSSVAGDTDTLEEGDPNNLQLSPSLSPVCSSSLGVEGQGVGTPVIMCRSPTEFKNKNSPRSSLRFRFDKLSHSAPGH, from the exons TCTGCACCATTCTTCGACTCACTAGAAAAGATGGAG gATGACGATGTTTCGTATCCGAGTATAGAAAAG GTGCTACAGGATGGCCCACCATACCCTCAAGTGATCCTTCCACAGCCTGGAGGATACTGGATCGAAGATCCCGAAACCCCAGCCATCACACCAAACTCTGGAGAAAGCAGTTGGTATcatgaggaagatgaagagggcGCCAACCCAGGGGGAGAGTTTGGATATCGATTGGAGAGTAACTACGGCATACGAGCGTACCGCAAGCACTTTCTGGGCAAA GAACACCTTGATTTCTACTGCACAGCCAGCAACCATGGCAACCTTGTCCTGTCCCTCCGGCATGAAGAAACAAAGGATCAGGAGCATCTGCACATTATTTTAAG GACTCCAGCAAAGACAGTCTATGACAGGATTTTGGTCACGGGTTTGCTTGAGCTCCCCAGCGTCCCTCAGTTAGCCAAG CTGCTTTGTGAAGATATCGTTGGCTTGAGGTTCAATCCCGTGTTGTACACTAGG GGATCTCAGTTAATACTGAACTACGATGAACATGAGCTGAACAACACTTTCAAGTTTGGTGTCATCTACCAGAAGTTTGGTCAG ATGTCAGAAGAGGAGCTGTTTGGAAACAGTGAGGAAACACCAGCTTTCACTGAATTCCTCCGAGTGCTGGGAGACTGTGTGGAACTGCAGGATTTTAAAGG TTTTCGAGGTGGTCTGGATGTCAGTAATGGGCAGACAGGTTCTCAGTCAGTCTACACTGTGTTCAAAGGGCAGGAGCTCATGTTCCACGTCTCTACCAAGTTACCCTTCACAGAAGGGGACACACAACAG CTTCAAAGGAAGAGACATATAGGAAATGACATAGTGGCAATAGTTTTTCAAGAAGAGGCCACACCATTTGTGCCTGACATGATCGCGTCCAACTTTCTTCATGCTTATATCCTGGTCCAGGTGGAGAATCCGGGTACAGACGACACCGCTTACAAG GTCTCTGTCACAGCAAGAGATGATGTTCCACAATTCGGTCCTCCGCTCCCCAATCCTCCAGTCTTCAGAAAG GGCCCAGAATTCAGAGAGTTCTTGCTGACTAAGCTGATCAATGCAGAGCTGGCCTGCTACCGCTCTGATCGATTTGCCAAGCTTGAG gagagAACGCGAACAGCATTGCTGGACAACCTCCATAATGAGTTACACAGACAGACTCAGCTGCTTCTGGGTCAGCCACTCAGCGGTGATGAGGAGCGAATGGAGAACGGAAGCCATGGGGGAATCCTGGAAACTATCAAG CGAGCAATGCGTGTGCGTAGTCACTCAATGGAGACGATGGTGGGCTCTCAGAAGCATGGCCGCTCTGCAGGGGGTGGAGGAGTGCCCACCAGTCTGAGTGGAGCAGGTCTTACCCATAGCAGCCCTGAGTGCAACAGGAACTCG taCCCTGTGTCATCTACGGCTAAGTCTCCTCTGAAGAGCCCAGTGAAGAGACGCTCATGTCTTTTCCCCCGGCTGCACACTAGCATGGACGCGCAGACCGAGCGTCTAACACGCAG TATGCTCTGTGATCAGAGGAGTCTAGACAACGGTCAACTCTCACAAGAGGTTAAATCACAGACCTCATCAAACCCCAGTTCTCCAGAGATCTGCTTGAGTACAGAGAG CCCAGCTCTGAAGCTGCAGGAGTGCACTCAAAGCCCTGAAATCTCTCGCTCTCCGTCCAGCACAAGCAGCTTCAGTAGTGTGGCtggagacacagacacacttgAGGAAGGAGACcct AACAATCTCCAGCTTTCTCCCAGTTTGTCACCTGTGTGTAGCTCCTCTCTTGGTGTGGAGGGTCAGGGTGTAGGAACTCCGGTTATAATGTGCCGCAGTCCCACAG AGTTCAAGAATAAGAATTCTCCCAGATCCAGCCTGAGATTCCGCTTCGACAAGTTGAGCCACTCGGCGCCT GGGCACTAG
- the rap1gap2b gene encoding rap1 GTPase-activating protein 2b isoform X3 gives MRPGPQRVKDDDVSYPSIEKVLQDGPPYPQVILPQPGGYWIEDPETPAITPNSGESSWYHEEDEEGANPGGEFGYRLESNYGIRAYRKHFLGKEHLDFYCTASNHGNLVLSLRHEETKDQEHLHIILRTPAKTVYDRILVTGLLELPSVPQLAKLLCEDIVGLRFNPVLYTRGSQLILNYDEHELNNTFKFGVIYQKFGQMSEEELFGNSEETPAFTEFLRVLGDCVELQDFKGFRGGLDVSNGQTGSQSVYTVFKGQELMFHVSTKLPFTEGDTQQLQRKRHIGNDIVAIVFQEEATPFVPDMIASNFLHAYILVQVENPGTDDTAYKVSVTARDDVPQFGPPLPNPPVFRKGPEFREFLLTKLINAELACYRSDRFAKLEERTRTALLDNLHNELHRQTQLLLGQPLSGDEERMENGSHGGILETIKRAMRVRSHSMETMVGSQKHGRSAGGGGVPTSLSGAGLTHSSPECNRNSYPVSSTAKSPLKSPVKRRSCLFPRLHTSMDAQTERLTRSMLCDQRSLDNGQLSQEVKSQTSSNPSSPEICLSTESPALKLQECTQSPEISRSPSSTSSFSSVAGDTDTLEEGDPNNLQLSPSLSPVCSSSLGVEGQGVGTPVIMCRSPTEFKNKNSPRSSLRFRFDKLSHSAPGH, from the exons ATGAGGCCAGGCCCACAGAGAGTAAAG gATGACGATGTTTCGTATCCGAGTATAGAAAAG GTGCTACAGGATGGCCCACCATACCCTCAAGTGATCCTTCCACAGCCTGGAGGATACTGGATCGAAGATCCCGAAACCCCAGCCATCACACCAAACTCTGGAGAAAGCAGTTGGTATcatgaggaagatgaagagggcGCCAACCCAGGGGGAGAGTTTGGATATCGATTGGAGAGTAACTACGGCATACGAGCGTACCGCAAGCACTTTCTGGGCAAA GAACACCTTGATTTCTACTGCACAGCCAGCAACCATGGCAACCTTGTCCTGTCCCTCCGGCATGAAGAAACAAAGGATCAGGAGCATCTGCACATTATTTTAAG GACTCCAGCAAAGACAGTCTATGACAGGATTTTGGTCACGGGTTTGCTTGAGCTCCCCAGCGTCCCTCAGTTAGCCAAG CTGCTTTGTGAAGATATCGTTGGCTTGAGGTTCAATCCCGTGTTGTACACTAGG GGATCTCAGTTAATACTGAACTACGATGAACATGAGCTGAACAACACTTTCAAGTTTGGTGTCATCTACCAGAAGTTTGGTCAG ATGTCAGAAGAGGAGCTGTTTGGAAACAGTGAGGAAACACCAGCTTTCACTGAATTCCTCCGAGTGCTGGGAGACTGTGTGGAACTGCAGGATTTTAAAGG TTTTCGAGGTGGTCTGGATGTCAGTAATGGGCAGACAGGTTCTCAGTCAGTCTACACTGTGTTCAAAGGGCAGGAGCTCATGTTCCACGTCTCTACCAAGTTACCCTTCACAGAAGGGGACACACAACAG CTTCAAAGGAAGAGACATATAGGAAATGACATAGTGGCAATAGTTTTTCAAGAAGAGGCCACACCATTTGTGCCTGACATGATCGCGTCCAACTTTCTTCATGCTTATATCCTGGTCCAGGTGGAGAATCCGGGTACAGACGACACCGCTTACAAG GTCTCTGTCACAGCAAGAGATGATGTTCCACAATTCGGTCCTCCGCTCCCCAATCCTCCAGTCTTCAGAAAG GGCCCAGAATTCAGAGAGTTCTTGCTGACTAAGCTGATCAATGCAGAGCTGGCCTGCTACCGCTCTGATCGATTTGCCAAGCTTGAG gagagAACGCGAACAGCATTGCTGGACAACCTCCATAATGAGTTACACAGACAGACTCAGCTGCTTCTGGGTCAGCCACTCAGCGGTGATGAGGAGCGAATGGAGAACGGAAGCCATGGGGGAATCCTGGAAACTATCAAG CGAGCAATGCGTGTGCGTAGTCACTCAATGGAGACGATGGTGGGCTCTCAGAAGCATGGCCGCTCTGCAGGGGGTGGAGGAGTGCCCACCAGTCTGAGTGGAGCAGGTCTTACCCATAGCAGCCCTGAGTGCAACAGGAACTCG taCCCTGTGTCATCTACGGCTAAGTCTCCTCTGAAGAGCCCAGTGAAGAGACGCTCATGTCTTTTCCCCCGGCTGCACACTAGCATGGACGCGCAGACCGAGCGTCTAACACGCAG TATGCTCTGTGATCAGAGGAGTCTAGACAACGGTCAACTCTCACAAGAGGTTAAATCACAGACCTCATCAAACCCCAGTTCTCCAGAGATCTGCTTGAGTACAGAGAG CCCAGCTCTGAAGCTGCAGGAGTGCACTCAAAGCCCTGAAATCTCTCGCTCTCCGTCCAGCACAAGCAGCTTCAGTAGTGTGGCtggagacacagacacacttgAGGAAGGAGACcct AACAATCTCCAGCTTTCTCCCAGTTTGTCACCTGTGTGTAGCTCCTCTCTTGGTGTGGAGGGTCAGGGTGTAGGAACTCCGGTTATAATGTGCCGCAGTCCCACAG AGTTCAAGAATAAGAATTCTCCCAGATCCAGCCTGAGATTCCGCTTCGACAAGTTGAGCCACTCGGCGCCT GGGCACTAG